The nucleotide sequence AGGCAGAAATGGCTGATTTCAGTACATTATCTAAATCCGATAAAAGCAGAATTGTAGAGATGGCGTGGGAAGACCGTACCCCTTTTGATGCCATCGAATTTCAGTTTGGTCTCAGTGAAGATGAAACCATTCAGCTAATGCGATCCGAAATGAAACGTTCCAGCTTTAAGATGTGGCGGGAACGTGTTTCCGGAAGAGATACCAAACACCGCAAAAAGAGAAAAGAAGAAGTGAATCGATTTGTAAGCCCAAATCAAAACTAGTCCATTTCTTCTAAAATCTTCTCTAATTCTCCTTTATCATAATGCTTGCCGTTTGAAACTACCGAATAGATTTGCTCAGTATTTTTAATATCGGATAATGGATTCGCATTTAGAATAAGTAGATCTGCCTGCTTGCCAATGTTGATACTTCCTGTTTGATCGTAATCACCAAAAAAGAGAGATCCGTTTAATGACGAAGCTTGCAAAGCTTCCAGTGGAGTTAAGCCTGAGCTAACAAATTCCTGCAGTTCTTTGTGTAGAGAAATACCGGGATAAACATAAGAATTGTAGGCTCCGGCATCAGAACCTGCTAATATTTTAATACCAGCCGCCTGCATATCTCCCGTTATTTTCTTGAATAAATCATTGAGCTCTTTTTCAAACTGGATGGCTTCTGCGTCCCGGCGCTGAGCAGAGCGAACTCTTCGCTGATAAGTCTCCTGAATATCTTCCGGAATATATTTCAAGTACTCATCGTCAGTATGATCAACCTCATGAAGAAAGCTTAAGATATTGTCAATGTGCAGGGTTGGGATCACATAAACTTCCTCTTCAACCAATCTTTGATAGAAAACTCTGGCGGTATCTTCATTATAGCTTTCTTTAAGTTCAGCGACTGCAGACCAAAACCCAAGCCTCCCATTATAGACATCGCTGGTGATTTCAAGTTCTCTGTCTGAGGTTCCTTTCAAAACGTAATACAAATGCTCAATGCCATCCAGACCTTCGGAAATGGCATCATCAATAAAGATACTCATTGGCATATGTCCGGTGACGGTAAGTCCTCGTTCTTCGGCTTGACGAATAATCTCGAGGTATGCTTCCCCACTCAAGGTACTTTCGTAGATCTTAACATAATCAACCCCGATAGACTCAAGAGAATCGAGAGCTGCAGATATTTCCTCAGAATTCACCACTTCGATGGAACCTTCCCAGGTGGGGTCGGGGCCATCAATTTTTGGTCCGGATGTGTAGATGTCAGGTCCTTCAAGCGATCCGGCTTCAATCTGTGACTGCCAGTCAAATATCGAAGGGGTTAGATCACCGCCGGCATCTCGCACCGAGGTCACTCCACTTGCTAAGTACATGGGCAGCAAACTTCGGTTTGAAGGTACAAGTTCTTGTCCGCCGCGTAAGTGGATGTGCATATCCCAGAGTCCGGGTATTACATACTTACCCTCCATCGCGATAGTCTCAAATACATCGGGTGATTTTGCTCCATCCTCAAAAATATCTGCTATCTCGTTCTTGTTGATTAGTATAGATTGATTTTCAGAGATGTTGCCGGTCTCAATATCAATGACATTCACGCCGGTAATTAAATATTGATCAGGGTTAGCAGAGTTGGAACAAGCTGAGAAAAATAGAATCAGAGATAAAAACAGGTAATTAGTGATACGCATAATTTGAGCTTTGGCTTATTCTTAATCTTTTAGTGAAATTGTATAACAACCGGCAAGTGATCGGATGGAGTGCGATTATCTTTGATCTCGTTGATCACGGAGTAGCTTTCAACGGTAATATCTTCCGATACAAAAATGTAGTCGATTCGATCCTCAAGAGGATGGGTAGTATCAAATCCATTGAAGGTGCCAATAGGTCCCATAGGTTCTGTTTTGCTGATATCCCTCGAATCTTTGAGATGAGTTGTAAGGAAATTAATAGGATCTGAGCCCGGAATGGCATTAAAATCGCCCATCACCAACATAGGGTAGTTTTGGGAATTCAGATTTTCAGCTCTTTCCCAAATCAGTTTGAGAGCCTCCAATCTG is from Balneola sp. and encodes:
- a CDS encoding TIGR03643 family protein: MADFSTLSKSDKSRIVEMAWEDRTPFDAIEFQFGLSEDETIQLMRSEMKRSSFKMWRERVSGRDTKHRKKRKEEVNRFVSPNQN
- a CDS encoding amidohydrolase; protein product: MRITNYLFLSLILFFSACSNSANPDQYLITGVNVIDIETGNISENQSILINKNEIADIFEDGAKSPDVFETIAMEGKYVIPGLWDMHIHLRGGQELVPSNRSLLPMYLASGVTSVRDAGGDLTPSIFDWQSQIEAGSLEGPDIYTSGPKIDGPDPTWEGSIEVVNSEEISAALDSLESIGVDYVKIYESTLSGEAYLEIIRQAEERGLTVTGHMPMSIFIDDAISEGLDGIEHLYYVLKGTSDRELEITSDVYNGRLGFWSAVAELKESYNEDTARVFYQRLVEEEVYVIPTLHIDNILSFLHEVDHTDDEYLKYIPEDIQETYQRRVRSAQRRDAEAIQFEKELNDLFKKITGDMQAAGIKILAGSDAGAYNSYVYPGISLHKELQEFVSSGLTPLEALQASSLNGSLFFGDYDQTGSINIGKQADLLILNANPLSDIKNTEQIYSVVSNGKHYDKGELEKILEEMD